GCATGGTTCAATGCTGTAGATACACCGTACCAATGCTACCCtgtgttgtttttggtgtgttagTTATTACCTTTAGCAGTGTTATTGGTGAATTGTTTCATACCAACTTTCTGTTTCCACTATGTTCCTTTAAACTTTTCATTAAAAACTTTCAAAAGAACATTGTGGAACTTACCCCATCCAAAATACCGTTATGATTGatagatttatgaatatttGTGTCTATTCTTATACACTTTATTACAAGTGATAAGATTTTCGTATAGTTTCTTTGAGAGTAAACGTGTTGTCTAGATCGATAGCTGCACTACTCCTAGCGTGTTTTCTGTGGTAATTTTCCTATAAACCGTTGTATGTCCCTTGAGAAACGATCTCTTAGACCCAAGTGCACAGTTGCATGTTTAATTTCCTACCCATGTAAGTTGTAACCAGTTGCCATGTGGTGTGTGAGAGAGACTTTTCCTTAGGTcagtcaagtttttttttagacaatGGCTTGGAGTTAAGCTTTCGGCTGTGTGTTTGATAAATATCGGAAGCGTACAGGATGTGACCGTTGTTTTCTCCCGTTCCTGCACAGGGATGCCCGCGTGGTGCGTGACGCCCAGACGGCCAAGTCCAGGGGATATGGATTTGTTTCCTTTGTCAACAAAGTGGTACGTTTAGACAAACATTACCTCATGTACAGTACGACTGCAAATCTAACCTTTGCAACATCCAACCAAATCTGGATTACTGGTGTTTTTTGAAAGGCAGGgcatggtatttttttttcaattctccATGTTCATACCTtgatatgatgatattgttCATGATCTTTGTTATGTAAACAAAATTGTTCGATGTTGGCACATCAGACATGTTGTTTGTTGATACTAGGGGTGAGTATCgggacagaaaattcaggtccaggttcggttaaggtccagaggatcaggtctaggaCCGGatttgaacctgaacctgattgtccgtaaaaacttgtgaatgggcgatactcaaaacaatggttcattttgctACAATAGAATCTGTTTGGTGTAGTAGCCAATTCCCACATGCTAACTGCTTCTATGTTTGACTAAaaactataaactctactctactttgttgttactgtaattcttgattttattGCGGTAACTTAATTTTAGCGTTTTTAGCGCCCGCTAGTCGAGCGCTAAATTTTCATTACGCGACTTTTTCATTACGCGAATTCACCACCGCCCCCCACCCTCTAATGTCGCGGCGCcgatttctggttttgtttattatttacttAGTATATACGGTCACGATCTAACTCTTATCCTTTACAAAAACGTGCACACATTACCCTAGTAATTCACACAGGAACAAGAAGTTCGTcgttcttcaagaaataaaacatatatttaaatggaaagtttgtcgtcatttcttttacaaaatgcagtgaaaGCATGCTGAcgcaaacaacacaaattcgtTACGAGCTGAGCTGCATATTTACCAATTGcgtatttatcaatattattctacgctacgatttagaagtttgtccataaaatatacaaaacagttccGAAGTTCACGTTGTGCTACGATGTTACACAAGACTTAGAAAATGTCCGCGTCATCTTAGCGtgcagacaacaacagcaaaaatgaaaaaaaaaaaacagaaaaaaaaacaaagccactacggaatatttggtgtaaatctACGAATTTCTAggcagaaatacagtcaaattcaTAGCGTCAAAGCCCAATATGTAAGGCGTGTTTTTTGTGAGCTACGAACAATTCGGAATTACAAGAATCCGCCGCCACCCAAgcgtacaaacaacaacaatcaagtttcaaaatggcgccgacCGTGCGCCGCATGGATCTCACAAAATTATTTCTGCGGCGCCGCATCGAGGTCGACAACCTTCAAGTCTGGCGATGTTTTTCgtgtgtgaaaagtttgcgaTCTTGTTCGTTCCATGGCGGGCGACTTCTTCCAGAAACGTCTTTTTGATCGAATGCGTGGCCGATTCGAGATTCGCTGACGTCCCTCACAAGTTTTCGCTACCAAATTTCGCAATCTTGGTCCTGCTTCCGGAGTATGGTGGTGGTTCCCGCTACGTTTTTTCTCGCTGTTCGCCGCCTGTATGGCTTTCTCGGCTTCCTTATTCACGACAGCAGTATCAAGTGGGCTGTTGTCGTCGTTGGGTCGGCTATGTCCGCCAAAATTTAGCGGGCCGCCGGCCGGCCAGAGTCGGCGGCCGTCAAGCGCGTTTTGAAATCACCGCGTCCGTAAGTTGTTTATTATTCAGAACCACACGCACCGCCGGCGTGTATGTTATTTCTAGTCATGTATTTTTCGGACTTTAGGCATGTAAACTACCGAGGGTTTTGGTAATATTCATGCTATTTTTTCACACATCCGACTGAAAATTTAGCGCCTCCTtcacaacgctaaaattaagtGACGCGagttactccattttcccaAAAACGCTATAATTTCCAGACGCgagaatttcaagaattacagtattttcttgGGCCAGTAAGCCCAGAACATGACTGCcaatataatgtgttcattttctaatcagtccaaaatcTGACTTatttttctggtcatttttttgaagaaaaatggttttgtaccgatCCCCATTGTTCTGTTCTGGTCCCCAGCTTTAGTTGATACTGCACTACTTGATCGTTCTTTTCAATCATCAACAGCAATTACACATAATAAAAGTATGTATTTCAAAGTGTACAATCAACTTTGGTGGAGATCAGTTCTTTCTACAACTGCATAATAGATTCACCTTAAAGTTTTATATGCCATTGGACCATGTGAAGCATTGATTAAGCTACCTTGTTTGTTACAGGATGCAGAAAATGCCATTGGGGCCATGAGTGGTAAGACATAGTTTTATATCATCCTGTcttttgtattaaaaaaacaaaaaatacagtagATGGTATTGTGATAAAGTACAAACCACAGAGGCAAAAGTATTTTTGTATGAAAGTTATTGAATTGCAAAACTCCAACATAAGAAAATACTGTAATCATGTTGTGTGTACTATTTTCATAGTGACCTCTTTGTGCGAAATCATTTCACggtaaaaattgcacattttctgTCTTAAATACACCAGTGTAcccactgtgaacttaaaacaacccAGATCTTAAGTTACTGTAGAATTAGTGTTTGTAAATTTctgaactacatgtaatgtaacaaGTCTAGTAGATATGATTTGTTGTATTTCAGCTTCGGCGAATCATTTCATGCATACTATTTTTACTTGAGCTAAGGAATCAttgctgttttgtctccagGTCAGTGGTTGGGTGGCCGAGCCATCCGAACCAACTGGGCAACCCGTAAGCCCCCACCTCCAAAGTCAAACGAAGGTACAACTGGACGTATGTTACATTAATGCTTATTATTTCTACCATATACAAGGGTGATAGTTATTATTTAAGTTTGCATGTAAGCTTATTATTAAGACTTCACGTTGGCTTTAAGGCTATGTGGTGGGATGTAAGGCAATGCATGTCTCTttttataattacatattaataaTTGCACTTAATTCTACCTCATATGATAAATTTGTCAGatttcattacatttatcaCTTTTAATGACATAGGGTAAGCTAGCTGCCATGCTAGGTAGAAACGCATggtcagacattgttaatggcacctcatatgaggatgaactgaactgaactgaactgtaagCAGCAGGAATAGGAAAGGCGTAGTAAGCTCCTTTTCCCTAAACTTTaaaaattttctaaaatagGAATTATTTGCCCTTTTAACTTGTGTGGTTCTCAGTAAAAATAGTTTATAGAACATCATTCACTTAGCTTGTGGAGTCCACCTTTAGCCAAGCAGTCCGTTTATTACTTCTATACAGTAATTTCACCACAtttagcagggctcaaaatacttttttctgcatacctgcacttgTGCGGGTAACATTGataattacctgcaccagacaaattttacctgcaccgctctgaacttagaaagtatggatcatactaaaattgggGACCATTGCTACcggtattttttcttttatacttcttaggtggtaacagtcaataacagctaataacaatccatatacacctacatcgtAGGAGtcttttatgtataaaacccagtacatggcccagtgcaggttaggtgcaggtagacaccagaagcacctgcacagctccaattttacctgcactaacctgcatatgcaggtggtatttcgagccctgtttagTAGTTACTGCAGATGACAGAAGTATTTTGACAGTAGCAGGTGCTGAGTGTTCGACCTTCCGTTGCACAGGTCAGAAGCAGTTGTCCTACGATGAGGTATTGTGCCAGGCTAGTCCGACAAACACCACCGTGTACTGTGGGGGCATCACAAAAGGGCTGACAGGTGAGTCCCAGGTGTTCCTTGAACAGCTGAAACACTACATAAAGATTAGGACTTAGGACTGTACACCTATACCTGTAAAAATGTCAACTTGTTAAGTTAAGGTCATCAGTGTCGGTAGCTATCAACTTTTCCCAACATTTTCCACTACAACTGTTTTCCTTCTTCAGAATCATCTATACCATTGTTGTTGTACCTGGCAGTTTTTCTAAGTACACAACCCTACAAAAAGTGTGACTTCCAAAAATGCCAGTCACAACTACTGAATGCCACCTGCTGCGCAATGCTTATTGCCTGGTCTaaaatgtcatacatgtattgttttcctTGCAGAGGATTTGATGCGCAACACATTTTCTAACTTTGGACCTATCCAAGAGATCAGGGTATTCCCAGAGAAAGGCTACAGCTTCATCAGGTTAGTGTTGTGTGGTTTTATGCCCATCTACAGAAGGACACTGAAACTATCCattgctgtatttttttttggggggggggggggtaccccAACTgaaagtggggtaggtcatgcacttgtccgaacagcactttcacttgccctggacaatagggctagtggacttgtcaaACCCTGAGAACTCTCCGCTGAGGGAGTTCTTTACTTCACCTCAGGACAGTTTCAGTTTGTACAGTCTTCGTCGGGAagcatctagaagtaaaaccAAGAGACATGAACTGTCATTTGCGCCCTGTTCTCTAAGATTATTGTACCACAATGCTAGTTAATCAGTAAAGATGGTTAATTCTATTATGTCTAGATTTTAATTCGATTGCCGTCGAATTTTAAAAGTTGTGTTTATGCATTTAACTCAATTGTATCACTGACAAgcgattctgtgactgatggcgcatttcatgtgtattttgtttctcaTACTGAATATCACATGCCAAGTGAATCAAAAATAAATCTCTGAATCTGAAAAGAACATCAGTCAACTCTTGGACTTCTGTGACATTTTTCACCCAGGTTCTTCTCCCATGAAGTGGCAGCCATGGCCATTGTTACAGTAAATGGAACACAGATAGAGGGACAAGCAGTCAAGTGCTCATGGGGCAAAGAGTCCAGCGACCCTATGAACCAGTACCAACAGGTAAAATCTAGAATCTCAACTACTCAGTGTAGTGTACCATATTGTCTCAATGGACCATTTTCACATACCCCAGTGCCTGCTGGGAAAAGAAAGGCACTTTGGGTAGCACGGAGGGCGGTACACTTTCTAGTGTGCCTAGTCTTGGATGTTATGTCCCCTGTGCTACCCATAATGCCTCACATCTTCCAGCATGCAGTGGAAATTGTGAAagggtgtatttttttttttaacctttatttaaccttgatacatcattcggcctgagccgtttttcaagatttcaagggtgagTGAGTTGTCCTCAGACGTTGtgtgtatgtaaaaaaaagtgctaAACAAgttgtcacacctaacctttaaGGTTTTGCAtatctctgtatctgtatctatatagctggtataaccacccttcaatgtaacacaccagctacatGCAAACATTTGGCAGTATCTGGTTATATTACAGCATCATGTTATGAATGTAAAACACTACTTCAGGTTTGAGACAGATACaaattgacaaaataaaaaacaagagTGGGACCAAACGACATACCAAACTACATGTGAATGCGGCAAAGGAATCATGAAATAC
The sequence above is drawn from the Branchiostoma floridae strain S238N-H82 chromosome 4, Bfl_VNyyK, whole genome shotgun sequence genome and encodes:
- the LOC118413105 gene encoding nucleolysin TIAR-like isoform X4, which gives rise to MTSAVQTQTEVKVNWATTPSGNKKDTSNHHHVFVGDLSPEIDTTDLKAAFAPFGKISDARVVRDAQTAKSRGYGFVSFVNKVDAENAIGAMSGQWLGGRAIRTNWATRKPPPPKSNEGTTGRQKQLSYDEVLCQASPTNTTVYCGGITKGLTEDLMRNTFSNFGPIQEIRVFPEKGYSFIRFFSHEVAAMAIVTVNGTQIEGQAVKCSWGKESSDPMNQYQQQGYGGGWGGSYGNMYGNYQGAYWQYPQQQYMMGGGGGQQGWAAGNYHQGWNQGYSMSGQMGNWMGGGQQQGYGNSQMGQQQPGNGMMPSQGYMQPQQYQTQ